Proteins encoded by one window of Coleofasciculus chthonoplastes PCC 7420:
- a CDS encoding glycosyltransferase family 4 protein: MSNSETPLRHSKSLRLSILTQYYPPDYAATGQLIEELAVELGKQGLSVRVFTGQPGYAFNSQSAPAREYFQQLIVQRSRATRIWSKRIRGKALNGLIFCLRAGLHLLRTRSRGDILLLTTAPPFLPILGYLAKKLFGLPYVCLVYDLYPDVAVELNVVSHRHWLVKFWNTVNCHIWKQAQQIVVLSPSMKNRIAAKCPALNDKITVIHNWADANWIVPIAKQDNWFAQNFNLVDRFTVLYSGNMGRCHDMETILNAAQLLQHKPILFVFIGNGAKREAFEAQTRLLGLRNCRFLPYQDKQNLPYSLTSGDLSLVSISSGMEGLVAPSKLYAALAAGRPIAAICEPQSYLQALIAEAECGAAFSNGDAKGLAEFIQQLSTDERLVKRMGEAGRRYLQSHFTPDLIAQEYSNVLHKSVISEFASSPNGRDGRKGRKTNTMGQGTGG; this comes from the coding sequence ATGAGCAATAGTGAGACTCCCCTACGGCATAGTAAATCCCTCCGTTTATCGATCTTAACTCAATATTACCCCCCTGACTACGCCGCAACCGGACAGCTAATAGAAGAACTGGCTGTCGAGTTAGGCAAACAAGGTTTGTCTGTGCGAGTGTTTACTGGACAACCGGGTTATGCATTTAACAGCCAGTCAGCACCAGCAAGGGAGTATTTTCAGCAACTGATCGTTCAGCGATCGCGAGCGACTCGGATTTGGTCAAAACGTATTCGCGGTAAAGCCTTGAATGGACTAATATTTTGTTTGCGGGCTGGACTGCATTTACTCAGAACCCGTAGTCGGGGGGACATACTCCTGTTAACCACTGCTCCGCCGTTTTTGCCCATTTTGGGATATTTAGCGAAAAAGTTATTTGGACTTCCTTATGTTTGTTTAGTCTATGATTTATATCCAGATGTTGCAGTCGAACTCAATGTTGTGTCTCATCGCCACTGGCTGGTCAAATTCTGGAATACAGTGAACTGCCATATTTGGAAACAGGCTCAACAAATTGTGGTCTTGAGTCCTTCGATGAAAAATCGTATCGCCGCTAAATGTCCCGCCCTGAACGACAAAATTACCGTTATTCATAATTGGGCAGATGCCAATTGGATTGTACCCATTGCTAAACAGGATAATTGGTTTGCCCAAAACTTCAATCTAGTTGATCGGTTTACGGTACTCTATTCCGGAAATATGGGTCGCTGTCATGATATGGAAACGATTCTCAACGCTGCCCAACTGTTACAACATAAGCCAATTTTGTTTGTGTTTATTGGTAATGGTGCTAAGCGGGAAGCCTTTGAAGCCCAAACTCGTCTACTGGGTTTAAGGAATTGTCGCTTTTTACCCTATCAAGATAAACAAAACCTACCCTATTCACTTACTTCAGGGGACTTATCCTTAGTTAGCATTAGTTCAGGGATGGAAGGTTTAGTCGCCCCCAGTAAACTTTATGCCGCCTTAGCCGCAGGACGTCCAATTGCTGCGATTTGTGAACCTCAGTCTTATTTACAGGCGCTGATTGCGGAGGCTGAATGTGGTGCAGCGTTCAGTAATGGTGATGCGAAAGGTTTGGCAGAATTTATTCAACAGTTGTCCACAGATGAACGATTAGTCAAGCGTATGGGTGAAGCGGGTCGTCGGTATTTACAATCTCATTTTACTCCTGATTTGATTGCACAAGAGTATTCTAACGTATTGCATAAGTCAGTCATTTCAGAGTTTGCATCAAGCCCTAATGGAAGAGATGGGAGAAAAGGACGTAAAACGAATACAATGGGTCAAGGAACAGGAGGATAA
- a CDS encoding GumC family protein, whose protein sequence is MGSNGEYQPLPPNRNGHLPSELSSLSLYELVETEDDKLDLRQILAVARRRALVVAGMAIAVTSGIVTKVLQQTPNYEGKFQLLVGSVSGEDQLEQISESLNQSAGVQTNSIDYETQIQVLWSPQVMTPIVEQIQSRYPEIDYNTLRSQLAINQLQETKILEVRYQDSDPEKIQFILEQIATGYVNYSLSEQQTSTRQGIQFVEEQLPKLQGRVDSLQQKLQRFRQQYNLVNPDSQGQLLTSRVSTIVQERQNTQTQLDEARTLAVQLQSQLGELGLSPKQAIAASALSEAPRYQQLLNQLTEIESKIASESARFTEQSPTIQALREKQQNLLPLLSQEAGTVLGANASAVPENPESLASPSSLRLALTQQLVETTNQINMLEVRSGAIAKAERLMSQQLKNLAVVARQYTDLQRELKVATESLNRFLAVRETLQIEAAQKTLPWQLIAEPQQPQAPISPNIPHGIALGAVAGLLAGAGAGFLAEKLDKVFHSAEEVKEKTGLAVLGTIPFHKPLKKPSKSAKTAGKLETPLLASPISQSTYRYHASPFLEAFRSLQTNLQFISPDQPIRSVVISSAVPADGKSTIATFMAQAAAAMGQRVLLVDADLRRPQLHVRTDLPNVWGLSHVISSDINVKDVIQPSPLEENLFVLTAGQIPPDPTRLLCSQKMQHLVESFEEMFDLVIFDTPPMLGLADARLLAAHTDGIVMVVGLGRTDRTVLMQVLSGLKTSHARVLGVVANGVKNYTTSSYDYYHRYYAKMPQETTV, encoded by the coding sequence ATGGGTTCAAATGGAGAATATCAGCCGTTACCACCCAATCGTAATGGACACCTACCGTCAGAATTGTCCAGTCTCTCCCTGTATGAGTTAGTTGAGACAGAGGACGACAAGCTGGATTTGCGTCAGATTCTGGCGGTAGCGCGGCGACGGGCATTGGTTGTCGCGGGGATGGCGATCGCGGTGACCTCGGGAATTGTCACGAAAGTTTTGCAGCAGACGCCTAACTACGAAGGTAAGTTTCAGTTATTGGTTGGATCAGTTTCCGGTGAAGATCAGTTAGAGCAGATTAGTGAATCCCTGAATCAATCGGCTGGAGTTCAAACTAACAGTATAGATTACGAAACTCAGATTCAGGTGCTGTGGAGTCCTCAAGTGATGACTCCAATTGTCGAACAAATTCAGTCTCGCTATCCAGAAATTGACTATAATACGCTTCGCAGTCAACTGGCGATTAATCAGTTACAAGAAACGAAAATATTAGAAGTACGCTACCAAGATTCTGACCCGGAAAAAATTCAATTTATTTTAGAGCAAATTGCGACAGGGTATGTGAACTACTCGCTCTCTGAACAGCAGACAAGTACGCGACAGGGGATTCAGTTTGTCGAAGAGCAACTGCCAAAACTCCAGGGGCGGGTGGATAGTCTCCAGCAAAAACTACAGCGATTTCGCCAACAGTATAATCTGGTTAATCCGGATAGTCAGGGTCAACTGTTGACCAGTCGAGTTAGCACCATTGTCCAAGAACGTCAAAACACCCAAACCCAGCTAGATGAAGCCCGCACCCTGGCGGTGCAACTTCAAAGTCAGTTAGGGGAACTTGGACTATCTCCAAAACAAGCGATCGCGGCTTCCGCCCTCTCAGAAGCCCCCCGTTATCAGCAGTTGCTGAATCAGTTAACCGAAATTGAAAGTAAAATTGCTAGTGAATCGGCGCGGTTTACCGAACAGAGTCCCACGATTCAGGCGCTACGAGAGAAGCAACAAAATTTACTTCCTCTGCTGAGTCAGGAAGCCGGAACTGTTTTGGGGGCAAATGCTAGTGCTGTACCGGAAAATCCGGAATCTCTGGCGTCGCCTAGTTCCCTGCGTTTGGCACTGACTCAACAGCTTGTAGAGACAACGAATCAAATTAATATGCTAGAAGTGCGCTCAGGTGCGATCGCTAAAGCCGAACGGTTGATGAGTCAGCAGCTTAAGAATTTGGCAGTGGTTGCCCGTCAGTATACGGATTTACAGCGAGAGTTGAAAGTCGCCACCGAGAGTTTGAACCGATTTTTGGCAGTGCGAGAGACGCTACAAATTGAAGCCGCACAAAAAACATTGCCGTGGCAGCTTATTGCTGAACCTCAACAACCTCAAGCACCAATCTCACCCAACATACCCCACGGTATAGCATTAGGGGCTGTGGCTGGACTACTGGCAGGTGCTGGGGCAGGGTTTTTAGCGGAAAAATTGGATAAGGTGTTTCACTCAGCCGAGGAGGTGAAGGAAAAGACAGGGTTAGCGGTTTTGGGTACGATTCCTTTTCATAAGCCGCTGAAAAAACCGAGTAAATCGGCAAAAACAGCCGGAAAACTGGAAACTCCGCTATTGGCATCTCCTATCAGTCAATCCACTTATCGCTATCATGCTTCTCCATTTTTAGAGGCGTTTCGTTCGCTTCAGACGAATCTTCAGTTTATTAGTCCCGATCAACCGATTCGTTCAGTGGTAATCAGTTCGGCGGTTCCGGCTGATGGCAAATCCACTATAGCGACATTCATGGCACAAGCTGCTGCTGCGATGGGACAACGGGTATTATTGGTGGATGCCGATTTGCGGCGTCCGCAACTCCATGTGAGGACGGATTTACCCAATGTGTGGGGATTGAGTCATGTTATTTCCAGTGACATTAATGTGAAAGATGTAATTCAGCCATCACCATTGGAGGAGAATTTGTTTGTGTTAACTGCTGGGCAAATTCCACCTGATCCGACTCGATTACTCTGTTCTCAAAAGATGCAGCATTTAGTTGAGTCGTTTGAAGAAATGTTTGATTTAGTTATTTTTGATACACCACCGATGTTAGGTTTAGCTGATGCGCGGTTATTGGCGGCGCATACCGATGGAATTGTTATGGTGGTGGGATTAGGAAGAACAGATCGAACGGTATTGATGCAGGTGTTATCTGGATTGAAAACCTCTCATGCCAGAGTGTTGGGAGTGGTGGCGAATGGGGTTAAGAATTACACCACGAGTTCTTATGATTATTATCATCGCTATTATGCGAAGATGCCCCAGGAAACGACGGTGTAG
- a CDS encoding Crp/Fnr family transcriptional regulator encodes MSQPSQQRDFLANTQLWRGLPDEQLDAIATIAIAKSYHKGEVIFVEGDDGSGFFVVKSGRVKVFKLSAEGKEQILEFFGVGEHFAEVPAFDGECFPASATALEKTELLFFGRDAFLELLEKQPKIAINMLAVFARHLRRFARLIEDLSLKEVPGRLAAYLLYLNARSEHPNHIELDITKTQPHWERAGFVERLMVRSSD; translated from the coding sequence GTGAGTCAACCCTCTCAACAGCGTGACTTTCTCGCCAATACGCAACTCTGGCGAGGTTTACCGGATGAGCAGTTAGACGCGATCGCGACCATTGCGATCGCTAAATCCTATCATAAAGGTGAGGTGATTTTTGTTGAAGGGGACGACGGTAGCGGATTCTTTGTCGTGAAATCCGGTCGAGTCAAAGTATTTAAGTTATCAGCGGAAGGGAAAGAACAAATATTAGAATTTTTTGGGGTGGGAGAACATTTTGCCGAAGTCCCCGCTTTTGATGGCGAATGCTTTCCCGCATCGGCTACAGCATTAGAGAAAACCGAATTGCTATTTTTTGGGCGCGATGCTTTCTTAGAATTGTTAGAAAAACAGCCAAAGATAGCGATTAATATGTTAGCCGTTTTTGCGCGGCATTTGCGGCGTTTTGCCCGATTGATTGAAGATTTATCGTTAAAGGAAGTACCCGGACGGTTGGCAGCTTATTTACTCTATTTAAACGCACGGTCTGAGCATCCCAATCACATAGAATTAGATATTACCAAGACTCAGCCACACTGGGAAAGGGCGGGTTTTGTTGAGAGGCTAATGGTTAGATCATCTGACTGA
- a CDS encoding SH3 domain-containing protein, with the protein MNYPKKTWQLLGFTTIYSLALTIFPKVASANQPPSVQGSDDYQIAQMNDCREVDVNTMLNIRQQPNGRVVGTLEDAQTVNIIGEPEDGWVEIDAPMDGYVAARYLDYCTGAVPPSQTMPTTPASEGVSTVPGSNCRQVVSPNTSVRSQPNGEMIGTLEKNRTVYIANEGNNGWVPIERPIDGYVSSANLGYCYQ; encoded by the coding sequence ATGAACTATCCGAAAAAAACGTGGCAACTCCTAGGATTCACAACCATCTATTCATTGGCACTGACCATTTTTCCAAAAGTTGCTAGTGCGAATCAACCGCCATCTGTACAGGGTTCTGATGACTATCAGATTGCTCAAATGAACGATTGCCGAGAGGTTGATGTTAATACCATGCTGAATATCCGACAACAGCCGAATGGACGGGTTGTTGGAACTTTGGAAGATGCACAAACTGTTAATATTATCGGGGAACCGGAGGATGGATGGGTAGAGATTGACGCCCCGATGGATGGCTATGTTGCGGCAAGATATCTAGATTATTGTACGGGTGCGGTTCCCCCATCTCAAACCATGCCGACTACCCCAGCAAGTGAGGGAGTTTCCACTGTACCGGGTAGCAACTGCCGTCAGGTGGTTTCGCCGAATACATCAGTGCGATCGCAACCGAATGGCGAAATGATTGGTACCCTAGAAAAAAATCGGACGGTTTATATCGCCAACGAGGGAAACAATGGTTGGGTGCCGATTGAAAGACCAATAGACGGCTATGTTAGTTCGGCAAATCTGGGCTACTGTTATCAGTAA
- a CDS encoding tetratricopeptide repeat protein yields the protein MARLGSRGIWGRKLFRSTLTFVSVEQLCIHKEEISMNLSRLWQVIITVVLVLGLYMPPVTAAETLSPRTDTFNALVQECLELQGETSLSACDQAIEMHPDDVIPWYGRSRVLSALGQQEEANQSYARVRVIQAYYNAIAQLLAQREQIESLMQNEEQFSQLEAAIQSEDMEQEQLEQLQQLKQQILTLRENPSLLDEEIADAMLQVRDRLADIIGQISATAS from the coding sequence ATGGCGCGTCTGGGAAGCAGGGGGATCTGGGGAAGAAAACTTTTTCGGTCAACGTTAACATTCGTTAGTGTAGAACAGTTATGTATCCATAAAGAAGAAATCTCCATGAACCTTTCAAGACTCTGGCAGGTAATTATTACAGTAGTATTAGTGCTGGGACTCTATATGCCCCCCGTGACGGCGGCTGAAACCCTTTCCCCTAGAACTGATACGTTTAATGCTTTGGTGCAGGAATGTCTGGAACTCCAAGGAGAGACTTCTCTGAGTGCTTGTGATCAAGCCATTGAAATGCATCCAGATGACGTGATTCCTTGGTATGGGCGTTCTCGCGTGTTATCGGCTTTAGGACAACAAGAAGAAGCCAATCAGTCTTATGCGCGGGTGCGGGTGATTCAAGCGTACTACAATGCGATCGCGCAACTGCTTGCCCAACGAGAACAGATTGAGTCGTTGATGCAAAATGAGGAGCAATTCTCTCAACTCGAAGCCGCGATTCAGAGTGAGGATATGGAACAAGAGCAGTTGGAACAACTGCAACAGCTTAAACAACAGATTCTCACACTCCGGGAAAATCCTAGCCTCCTTGATGAAGAAATAGCGGATGCGATGCTTCAGGTACGCGATCGCTTGGCTGATATTATTGGACAAATTTCCGCCACAGCTTCATAA
- a CDS encoding universal stress protein, with protein MIEKILLAVAGRGLCEEMFNMLTEIPIMQQVSVTVLHVVTPQVSADAMSAKLEEGGKILADAVKSLKIDPNKITPRLKQGDPKDVVLQVAQEEQSDLIIMGSRGLKRLESILENSVSQYVFQLSSRPMLLVKDEIYVKRINRVMVSMNKSESAKQSLDLALSLIRDVKGGQLYLVHVNPDQKTPSGELITTPETDPVLASAAAEAKKQGVAYKCINSKGQAGREICRLADEMNVDLLVLGSPERRPTIAKSLPDLDRLLGTSLSDYVRVYANCPVLLTRTPD; from the coding sequence ATGATTGAAAAAATTTTGCTTGCTGTTGCCGGTCGGGGATTATGTGAAGAAATGTTTAATATGTTGACCGAAATCCCGATCATGCAACAAGTATCGGTTACGGTTCTCCATGTAGTCACCCCCCAAGTTAGTGCTGACGCCATGTCAGCCAAACTAGAAGAGGGCGGCAAGATTTTGGCAGATGCCGTTAAGTCTCTCAAAATCGATCCCAACAAAATCACACCCCGACTCAAACAGGGAGATCCCAAAGACGTAGTGCTGCAAGTAGCTCAGGAAGAGCAATCTGACCTGATCATTATGGGTTCCAGAGGACTCAAACGGTTGGAATCCATCTTGGAAAACTCGGTTAGCCAATATGTTTTCCAATTGTCCTCTCGTCCCATGTTATTGGTGAAAGACGAGATCTACGTCAAACGGATCAACCGAGTCATGGTGTCAATGAATAAATCCGAGAGTGCCAAGCAAAGCTTGGATTTGGCACTGTCTCTGATTCGGGACGTCAAAGGCGGTCAACTGTATTTGGTTCACGTCAACCCTGACCAAAAAACACCATCGGGTGAACTGATAACCACGCCTGAAACCGATCCCGTTTTGGCATCGGCGGCGGCGGAAGCGAAAAAACAAGGCGTTGCCTATAAATGTATAAATAGTAAGGGTCAGGCGGGACGAGAGATTTGTCGCTTGGCAGATGAAATGAATGTGGACTTATTGGTTTTGGGTTCTCCGGAACGCCGTCCCACCATTGCTAAGTCTCTCCCTGATTTAGACCGATTGCTGGGGACTTCCCTGTCTGACTATGTGCGGGTGTATGCGAATTGTCCCGTGTTATTAACCCGTACACCGGATTAA